Part of the uncultured Fretibacterium sp. genome, TTGCCGATCTTCAGCGCGTGGTTCCTGGCGATCAGGTCGATGAAGACGAGGTCCTCGTCGCCGTCGTTGCGCAGCCCGTGGGACTCCCCAGGGCAGGCGATCGTGACGGATTTGGGCCCGACGACGGTCTCCCTGCCCTGACTGTCGGTGAAGACGCCCCGGCCGGAGAGGATGATGTAGGTATCCTCGTTGTCGACGTGCGGATGCACGCCGATGCTGTCGCCCTTCTTCAATGTCATGAGGCCTATTTCCTTGATGGCCTGATCGTCGGTGGCCGCTTCCCGTCGGAAGGCGAACCGGCCGTAGAGCGTGCCGACCCCCGTCTTGCCGGCCTTCTCGACGTTCTTCTCGAAGAGCTTGTCCGCGGGGAAGACCTGGGCTGTGGGGTTCTTGGTGATGGCCTCGAGGTTGGCCCCCGCGTTTTTGACGATGATGTCGAGGAAGACGAGGTCCTCCGCGTAGAGGTTGGCCAGGCCGTGGGCCTGACCGGGGCGGGCCATCGTTATGTCTCCGGGCCCGACCACCCAGGCGTTGCCGTTGCCGTCGGTGAAGACCCCATGGCCGGAGACGATCACATACGCGTCCTCGTTGTCCTTGTGCGTATGGACGCCGACGAACTCGCCGTGCCGCAGGGTCATCCACCCTATTTCCTTGATGGCGTCGTCCTCCAGGGCCGCGTCCCTCGTGAAGGCGAACTCGCCGTGAAGGGTCCCCTTGCCCCCGGCGACGTCCTGCTTGTCGAGCACCGTCAGCTGCTCCGCGGTATAGCACTGGCCGTGCTTGACGGGGTCCGCGGGAGCGGGGGCCGGACAGAACGAAATTCCAACCATACAAACGCATAAAGCCGTAAGGATCCTCTTCATGAAACGCCCTCCTCGTTAATGAATTTTCATGATAAAAAGTATACGTCCGTTTTGGGCGAAACTCAAGGGAGGGGGTGGCCCCAGTTCCGGAACTCCATCCCCTGTGCGGCGGTAGGTCCCCTATGGGGGACAATGGCGATGCGATCAGGACAACTCCAGCCCCTGCTGTTCTGCGTGTCCCAGCAGGTAGAGGAACGCGTATGCGGGAATCCTGACGATTGGCGTGCCGTTCGCCAGAAAATGCGTACCGTAATCGGCCGGACGTTTGGTGACGAGTATTGCCGCGCACGCCTGGGGGGCCAGACGGCATAGAGCGTCCTGTTCCGCAATATGGGCTTGCTCTCTGTATTTCACCTCGATCAGAATGTTTCCGGTTCTCGGATAGTCGACGACGACGTCGATCTCCTTGTCTTGGCCGTCCCGGTAGTAACCGATCCGTGCCGCCTCTTTATAGTAAAAGGTCGCAATGTGCTTGTATACGGCGGTCTCCACCATCTTTCCCATCTCCTCCGGAGAGGTCAGAACGGAATCGTCCATGAGGACGGCGTTGCGAATAGCCGCGTCGGCGATGTAGATTTTGGAGCGCGCCTTGAGGATTTTGCGCCCCCCCATTTCGATGGGTGAGCTGATGTAGATGAGATTGGCGCTTGCCAGGTACTGGATGTAATTCTCCACCGTCGCTCTCGTCACCCCGTTCAGCTCTCTCGCTATGGCGTCGATGGCGACAAT contains:
- a CDS encoding cupin domain-containing protein produces the protein MKRILTALCVCMVGISFCPAPAPADPVKHGQCYTAEQLTVLDKQDVAGGKGTLHGEFAFTRDAALEDDAIKEIGWMTLRHGEFVGVHTHKDNEDAYVIVSGHGVFTDGNGNAWVVGPGDITMARPGQAHGLANLYAEDLVFLDIIVKNAGANLEAITKNPTAQVFPADKLFEKNVEKAGKTGVGTLYGRFAFRREAATDDQAIKEIGLMTLKKGDSIGVHPHVDNEDTYIILSGRGVFTDSQGRETVVGPKSVTIACPGESHGLRNDGDEDLVFIDLIARNHALKIGK